One Bacteroidia bacterium genomic window carries:
- a CDS encoding DUF3467 domain-containing protein produces MSNKEDSKPKQQPQQQKGNQLDIELSEEVSEGIYSNLAIITHSNTEFIVDFIRVMPGVPRAKVKSRILLTPVHAKRLLKAMSDNISKYENSHGKIDEDMSFEGIPMNFGGPTSEA; encoded by the coding sequence ATGAGTAACAAGGAAGATAGCAAGCCGAAACAGCAGCCACAGCAGCAAAAAGGCAATCAACTGGACATTGAACTCAGTGAAGAGGTGTCAGAAGGAATTTATTCCAACCTGGCCATTATTACCCATTCCAACACTGAGTTTATCGTGGACTTTATCCGCGTGATGCCGGGCGTGCCAAGAGCTAAGGTGAAAAGCCGCATTCTGCTCACGCCAGTTCATGCCAAGCGACTGTTAAAAGCAATGTCTGATAACATCTCGAAGTATGAAAATTCACATGGAAAGATAGACGAAGACATGAGCTTTGAAGGCATTCCAATGAATTTTGGCGGTCCTACTTCCGAAGCATAA
- a CDS encoding T9SS type A sorting domain-containing protein produces the protein MKEENADILKRYFHALQEEAPLVPLEEVKELINNRTSEKKRLPQPFFNNLKFWIMTSLILVLTTTLFLSGFFEQKPLENRPVEEVPQKVMPDTDKPELTQGFPIKGMKMTKEELADKVAEDSLKISNPTKPVVYQKNAGQEVGQEASSEIADDGTPDTMKTKQSSTSVLEKPNGIDISGIPFLELAPKALALLGIEVYNKEIYYANESWPFISAFYPSGSRHDFLSSKNKFLSELSFIDSANLPSLAPVFISDYTGNTVLSSYDPEEVEKELKEDFISFSKEKDNWQEHKDMMNRYYSRKLNSYLGILVRSGADPLHPDSNGYHPDLIFWYEVNEELLNALPKETAEKVRQDYSSLFSPEMFITGKTNATATNQSCTYFESCKNRKGAFQELFVNPNPFTEQTHLTLTSTEERRVTIRIYSIQGKLMATVFKNVLQPVGKKEYLLQLPHSGKGIYLISVTTDHGEILSQRLIKQN, from the coding sequence ATGAAAGAGGAAAACGCTGACATATTGAAACGATATTTCCATGCATTGCAGGAAGAAGCGCCCCTGGTGCCACTGGAAGAAGTGAAGGAATTAATTAATAACAGGACTTCAGAAAAGAAAAGATTGCCCCAACCATTTTTTAACAATTTAAAATTCTGGATTATGACAAGCTTAATTTTAGTTTTAACAACAACGTTATTTCTTTCAGGCTTTTTTGAACAAAAGCCCCTGGAAAATCGCCCTGTAGAAGAGGTGCCACAGAAAGTAATGCCTGATACAGACAAGCCGGAATTAACACAAGGATTTCCCATAAAGGGAATGAAGATGACCAAAGAAGAATTGGCGGATAAGGTGGCGGAGGATTCTTTGAAAATCTCAAATCCTACTAAACCTGTAGTGTATCAGAAAAATGCTGGACAAGAAGTCGGACAAGAAGCATCGTCAGAGATAGCTGACGATGGTACTCCTGACACAATGAAAACAAAACAATCCAGCACTTCGGTTTTAGAAAAGCCAAATGGTATTGATATTAGTGGAATTCCCTTTCTTGAATTAGCGCCAAAAGCGCTTGCATTATTGGGAATTGAGGTTTATAATAAAGAAATTTATTATGCCAATGAGAGCTGGCCTTTTATCTCTGCATTTTATCCCAGTGGTAGCCGACATGACTTTCTGAGTTCAAAGAATAAATTTTTGAGTGAACTTTCATTTATTGATTCTGCTAATTTGCCTTCTCTTGCACCAGTATTTATTTCAGACTATACCGGCAACACTGTACTTTCTTCCTATGATCCCGAAGAGGTTGAGAAAGAATTAAAAGAAGATTTTATTTCATTCTCAAAAGAAAAGGATAATTGGCAAGAGCATAAAGACATGATGAATCGCTATTATTCCAGAAAGCTCAACAGCTACCTCGGTATCCTAGTCCGTTCAGGCGCTGATCCTCTCCATCCTGACTCAAATGGATATCATCCTGATTTAATTTTCTGGTATGAGGTAAATGAAGAATTGCTAAATGCCCTGCCCAAAGAAACTGCTGAAAAGGTACGCCAGGATTATAGCAGCTTATTTTCACCCGAAATGTTTATTACCGGGAAAACAAATGCTACTGCTACCAATCAAAGCTGTACCTACTTCGAATCATGCAAAAATCGGAAAGGCGCGTTTCAGGAATTGTTCGTAAACCCAAATCCATTTACGGAGCAAACGCACCTTACCCTCACCTCCACTGAGGAAAGGCGAGTGACGATCCGGATTTATTCCATCCAGGGAAAATTGATGGCTACGGTGTTCAAAAATGTTTTACAACCGGTTGGTAAAAAGGAATATCTGCTACAATTACCCCATTCCGGGAAAGGAATTTATCTTATTTCCGTGACCACTGACCATGGTGAAATACTCTCTCAGCGTTTAATTAAACAGAACTGA
- a CDS encoding undecaprenyl-diphosphate phosphatase, translated as MSVIQALILGIIQGLTEFLPVSSSGHIEIGKVLLGVQTTDNLAFSVLVHFATVLSTIVVFRKDLWGLIKGFFEFKWNEETQFIAKIVVSMIPVGIVGLLFKDELETLFEGKIIFVGAMLLFTAAILFLSSLVKVHDKKVNFPRALIIGLAQTIAILPGISRSGSTIGVALLLGVDKQRATRFSFLMVLLPILGATALEAKDLFDAPDPGSIGAAPLVAGFLAAFVAGMVACTWMITIVRRGKISWFGYYCAFVGIIAILGGLFL; from the coding sequence ATGTCGGTAATTCAAGCCCTGATCCTCGGAATAATCCAGGGATTGACGGAATTCCTGCCCGTCAGCAGCAGTGGCCACATCGAAATAGGCAAGGTACTTTTGGGCGTACAAACCACTGATAACCTTGCTTTTTCGGTTCTCGTACATTTCGCCACCGTACTTAGCACCATCGTGGTTTTCAGAAAAGACCTCTGGGGCCTGATCAAAGGATTTTTTGAATTTAAATGGAACGAGGAAACGCAGTTTATCGCTAAAATTGTCGTATCCATGATTCCCGTGGGAATTGTAGGGCTGCTTTTCAAAGACGAACTTGAAACCCTGTTTGAAGGAAAAATAATTTTTGTTGGGGCCATGCTGTTGTTCACTGCAGCCATCCTGTTTCTCTCCTCCCTCGTAAAGGTGCATGACAAAAAAGTAAATTTCCCCCGTGCATTGATTATTGGCCTGGCACAAACTATAGCCATCCTGCCGGGTATCTCTCGCTCCGGCTCAACCATTGGTGTGGCGCTGCTCCTGGGCGTGGATAAGCAACGCGCCACCCGTTTTTCATTTCTCATGGTGCTGCTGCCCATTCTTGGCGCCACGGCTCTTGAGGCCAAAGACCTCTTTGATGCACCCGATCCCGGCAGCATTGGTGCGGCCCCGCTTGTGGCCGGTTTTCTCGCAGCCTTCGTAGCGGGAATGGTAGCCTGCACCTGGATGATCACCATTGTACGCAGAGGCAAGATTTCCTGGTTCGGATATTATTGTGCTTTTGTCGGCATCATCGCTATCCTGGGCGGGTTGTTTTTATAG
- a CDS encoding permease-like cell division protein FtsX: protein MATKPRPVRRKRVSYFTTVISITLVLFMLGLFGIIVIYANQLKNYLRENVEFSVYFKDGVNEPDMLRIRKEMEREPFVKTTRYVTREEANDLMREKLDEDPAEMVGYDFLPASIVVNFNADFATSDSLEAIIQQLEANPLVREVNYQRLLISRLDSIWRNAALIIGVFSLLFLIIAVTIINNTIRLTLFSKRFLIKSMQLVGATPGFIRRPFMAKAIFHGLLGSIIAVGLLVLLIYGISDYIPVTEFVQRYEYLLILFAAIVFLGLIITWISSYFALNRYLRLKLDELY from the coding sequence TTGGCCACGAAACCAAGACCTGTAAGGAGAAAACGCGTATCCTATTTCACAACCGTGATCAGCATTACCCTTGTGCTGTTCATGCTGGGCCTTTTTGGCATCATCGTGATCTATGCAAACCAGTTGAAGAATTATTTGCGTGAAAACGTTGAATTCAGCGTATACTTTAAAGATGGGGTAAATGAACCCGATATGCTGCGGATCCGCAAGGAAATGGAGCGGGAACCTTTTGTAAAAACCACACGCTATGTAACGCGCGAAGAGGCCAACGACCTGATGCGGGAAAAGCTGGATGAAGATCCGGCAGAAATGGTAGGCTACGATTTTCTGCCTGCATCTATTGTGGTGAATTTTAATGCAGACTTCGCGACTTCTGACAGCCTCGAAGCCATCATTCAACAATTGGAAGCCAATCCGCTGGTGCGCGAAGTAAACTACCAGCGGCTGCTCATCTCCCGGCTGGATTCCATCTGGCGCAATGCGGCTCTGATCATTGGCGTTTTTTCACTCCTCTTTCTCATCATTGCGGTTACCATCATCAATAACACGATTCGGCTTACGCTTTTTTCCAAAAGATTTCTTATCAAAAGCATGCAGCTTGTGGGAGCTACGCCCGGCTTCATTCGCAGGCCCTTTATGGCAAAGGCAATCTTTCATGGATTGCTGGGAAGCATCATTGCCGTGGGGCTGCTCGTGCTGCTCATTTACGGCATCAGTGATTACATACCGGTAACTGAGTTTGTGCAGCGCTATGAGTACCTGCTCATACTTTTTGCTGCGATTGTTTTTCTTGGTTTGATTATCACATGGATTAGCAGTTATTTTGCGCTCAACAGATATTTGCGGCTCAAGCTTGACGAGTTGTATTAA
- a CDS encoding helix-hairpin-helix domain-containing protein, translated as MIIVLTSVVFSLNLKAQETKDEIISEIIEQYLENADEDIDFAELELDLKYFAENPLDLNEVEREELQRLRFLTELQINSILSYRQQFGLFMHIFELQAVRGIDRETWHYLRHFVSLKSEGEPQALRLRDFYRIGRHELMPRYTRILEQQRGYDPDDPKYLGSPDYLRFRYLYTLGTRVSYGITAEKDAGEEFFRGSQKSGFDYYSAHLFVQDVAGLDKIAVGDYQFQAGQGLIMASGLGFGKSPDVVNIARSARGLLPYRSANENQFLRGAAATGSFENLEATAFFSYKAVDGNLDATDTLDEEESKFASLNYSGYHRTPGEFADKDALQETVFGGNLIYRPNSGAAIGATALRTSYDLPLQPSGQPYDMFDFSGTQFSNFSVDYSWLYRNFYFFGEAGVDGNFTPGFLSGVLLSLSNHVDGAVAYRHYPKNFQALYGNSMKESGRVMNERGVYVATQIKLLPKVQLRAYADHYRFPWLRYRVDAPSHGNDYLVELSYTKRKHYEMYLRYRDETKQQNTPSESNSLNVLQDIRRRSLRYHFKIDVSKWWNFASRIELSRFDQEEAAPSNGFLCYQNVGYRIPRSRWTFRARYTFFDIEDFNARIYTFENDVLYAFSIPFFQHEGLRYYILTKYQMNRYISFWLRFARTRLYN; from the coding sequence TTGATTATAGTTTTAACCTCAGTTGTTTTCTCTTTAAATTTAAAAGCTCAGGAAACGAAGGATGAAATAATCAGTGAGATCATTGAGCAGTATCTTGAGAATGCCGATGAAGATATTGATTTTGCGGAGTTGGAACTGGATCTGAAATATTTTGCAGAAAACCCGCTCGATTTAAATGAGGTGGAACGTGAGGAATTGCAACGTCTGCGTTTCCTTACGGAACTCCAGATCAATTCCATTTTGAGCTATCGTCAGCAATTCGGGCTGTTCATGCATATTTTTGAGTTGCAGGCGGTGAGGGGCATAGATCGGGAAACCTGGCATTACTTACGTCATTTCGTAAGCCTGAAATCAGAAGGCGAACCGCAAGCTCTTCGGCTGCGGGATTTCTATCGTATTGGCCGGCATGAGTTGATGCCGCGCTACACACGCATTTTGGAGCAACAGAGAGGTTATGATCCTGATGATCCCAAATATCTCGGAAGTCCGGATTATCTCAGGTTTCGATATCTCTATACGCTGGGTACGCGGGTGAGCTACGGGATTACAGCCGAAAAAGATGCCGGTGAAGAATTCTTTCGGGGATCACAAAAAAGTGGCTTTGATTATTACTCCGCGCATCTTTTTGTCCAGGATGTGGCGGGGCTGGATAAAATAGCGGTAGGCGACTACCAGTTCCAGGCGGGGCAGGGGTTGATCATGGCCTCCGGGCTGGGATTCGGAAAATCGCCAGATGTGGTAAATATCGCCAGAAGTGCGCGCGGCCTTCTTCCTTATCGATCAGCAAACGAAAACCAGTTCCTGAGAGGAGCAGCCGCTACCGGCAGTTTCGAGAATCTGGAAGCAACTGCATTCTTTTCCTATAAAGCGGTAGATGGAAATCTCGATGCAACGGATACACTGGACGAAGAGGAATCAAAGTTTGCATCCCTTAATTATTCAGGATACCACCGCACGCCAGGCGAGTTTGCCGATAAAGACGCGCTGCAGGAAACAGTATTTGGCGGCAACCTGATATACCGGCCTAATAGCGGTGCGGCCATTGGTGCCACCGCTCTCCGCACCAGCTACGATCTGCCGCTGCAACCCTCCGGTCAGCCTTATGATATGTTCGACTTTTCCGGTACGCAGTTCTCCAATTTCTCGGTTGATTATAGCTGGCTGTACCGCAACTTTTACTTTTTTGGAGAGGCTGGAGTGGATGGGAATTTCACACCAGGGTTTCTTTCGGGAGTATTGTTGAGCCTGAGCAATCATGTGGATGGGGCAGTAGCGTATCGCCATTATCCAAAGAATTTCCAGGCTTTGTATGGCAATTCAATGAAGGAAAGCGGCAGAGTAATGAACGAACGGGGCGTTTACGTTGCAACGCAAATAAAGCTGTTGCCAAAGGTTCAGCTAAGAGCGTATGCCGACCATTATCGTTTTCCCTGGCTGCGCTACCGGGTGGACGCACCTTCTCACGGAAATGATTATCTGGTGGAACTTAGCTACACTAAGCGCAAGCATTATGAAATGTACCTGCGCTACCGTGATGAAACGAAACAGCAGAATACCCCATCCGAATCAAATTCATTGAACGTCTTGCAGGATATAAGGAGACGCAGCCTCCGGTATCATTTCAAAATTGACGTGAGTAAATGGTGGAATTTCGCTTCCCGAATAGAATTGAGTCGCTTTGATCAGGAGGAGGCAGCGCCCTCTAACGGGTTTCTGTGCTACCAAAATGTGGGTTACCGGATTCCACGCAGCCGCTGGACTTTCCGGGCCCGCTATACTTTTTTTGATATTGAGGATTTTAATGCGCGTATCTATACGTTTGAGAATGACGTATTGTATGCTTTTTCCATTCCCTTCTTCCAGCATGAGGGCCTTCGGTATTACATTCTCACAAAATATCAAATGAACCGGTATATTAGTTTTTGGCTCCGTTTTGCAAGGACGCGGCTTTATAATTAA
- a CDS encoding DUF3098 domain-containing protein: MSQKKAIKKTVKPMDKVRPGPGPQQSPEHLGFAFGRQNYILLAIGFIIIIIGFTLMAGTEDIYSFRKVTLAPIVVIFGFCFEIYAILKKVDD, translated from the coding sequence ATGTCACAAAAGAAAGCAATTAAAAAGACAGTAAAGCCCATGGACAAGGTTCGACCCGGCCCTGGCCCGCAACAGTCTCCTGAACATCTCGGCTTTGCATTTGGCCGGCAGAACTACATTCTCCTGGCAATTGGTTTTATTATTATCATCATTGGATTCACCCTCATGGCCGGTACGGAAGACATCTACAGCTTTCGCAAAGTCACCCTCGCTCCTATTGTCGTCATTTTCGGCTTCTGTTTCGAGATCTATGCGATCCTGAAAAAGGTGGACGACTAA
- a CDS encoding RNA polymerase sigma factor, whose amino-acid sequence MASETNENEKATAAFFRLYEPVHANLNHFVKAMMHNSDDAKDIISDTVLTAADNFGKLRNQQAFLGFLFGIASRLIKRHYRKNKQTTELLKSEHDTLHSAENAPGSIDAAILRQALEELPPEQREAVVLFELMGFSLNEIVEIQQSSLSAVKSRVARGREKLRKLLTDKESATKSRKK is encoded by the coding sequence GTGGCATCTGAAACTAATGAAAATGAAAAGGCAACGGCAGCTTTTTTCCGGCTATATGAGCCGGTACATGCTAACTTGAATCATTTTGTGAAAGCGATGATGCACAATTCGGATGACGCAAAGGATATAATTAGCGACACAGTATTGACGGCAGCGGACAATTTTGGCAAGCTCCGGAATCAGCAGGCTTTTTTAGGATTTCTGTTTGGTATAGCCAGCAGGCTCATTAAACGACATTACCGTAAAAATAAACAAACCACGGAATTGCTCAAGAGTGAACATGACACATTACATAGCGCAGAAAATGCTCCCGGCAGTATTGACGCAGCCATTTTACGGCAGGCGCTGGAGGAACTGCCCCCGGAGCAAAGAGAGGCAGTGGTGCTATTTGAACTAATGGGATTTTCATTAAATGAAATTGTAGAGATACAGCAAAGCAGCCTTTCTGCGGTAAAATCGAGGGTGGCGCGAGGCAGAGAAAAGCTGCGAAAACTACTCACCGACAAAGAATCAGCAACCAAAAGCCGGAAAAAATGA
- the rpoC gene encoding DNA-directed RNA polymerase subunit beta', translating to MSLRREKQKLNSNFKSVTISLASPETILEWSHGEVLKPETINYRTFKPEMGGLFCERIFGPVKDYECHCGKYKRIRYKGIVCDRCGVEVTEKRVRRERMGHINLVVPVAHIWYFKSLPNKIGYLLGLPSKKMELIIYYERYVVIQPGIKEGDGISKLDFLTEEEYLEIMDSLPKENHLLDNNDPNKFIAKMGGEALIELLARLELDELSYQLRYQADNETSQQRKNEALKRLKVIESFRRANAKFENRPEWMIIKVLPVIPPELRPLVPLDGGRFASSDLNDLYRRVIIRNNRLKRLMEIKAPEVILRNEKRMLQEAVDSLFDNSRRISAVKTEGNRPLKSLSDMLKGKQGRFRQNLLGKRVDYSGRSVIVVGPTLKLHECGLPKAMAAELFKPFVIRKLIERGVVKTVKSAKKIVDRKDPVIWEILENVLKAHPVMLNRAPTLHRLGIQSFQPKLVEGKAIQLHPLVCTGFNADFDGDQMAIHVPLSNAAVLEAQLLMLASHNILNPANGSPIAVPSQDMVLGLYYITKGKKNLRNDAVKGEGGVYYSSEEVLIAYDQQKVDLHAHIKARVKLKDKDGNLEYQLIETTVGRIIFNEIVPDEVGYINILLTKKNMREIIGRIYKETGLARTARFLDDIKDLGFHYAFKGGLSFNLSDVPIPKEKEELIAEAQQEVDEIWDNYYNGFITNNERYNQVIDIWTRITNRVTENLMRHLSEDKQGFNPIYMMLDSGARGSKEQIRQLGGMRGLMAKPRKHISGGGGEIIENPILSNFKEGLSVLEYFISTHGARKGLADTALKTADAGYLTRRLHDVAQDVVVREKDCGTLRGLSTSALKDNEEVVETLYERILGRTALHDIFDPISGDLIAVAGSELTEEISTAIEESPLDNIEIRSVLTCETRHGVCEKCYGRNLSTGSMVKKGEAVGVIAAQSIGEPGTQLTLRTFHVGGTASKIASESQILAKFDGIVEFEGVRTTEVLNLTDDNKAKTSTVVLGRSGEVRIVDPKTKSYLSTNNIPYGSQLFVKTGQKVKKGDRICSWDPYNAVILSEFKGKIKFENIIEGVTFREESDEQTGHKEKVITELRDKTRIPSIKVVDNKDEVLREYNVPVGAHIMVDNGKDVFSGQILVKIPRATAKTRDITGGLPRVTELFEARNPSNPAVISEIDGVVSFGGIKRGNREIMIESKDGEQKKYLVPLSRHILVQENDFIKAGEALSDGAITPADILSIKGPFAVQQYILNGIQEVYRLQGVGINDKHIEVIVRQMMQKVAVENPGDTRFLEGDAVDKFSVIEENNWIYDKKVVIEGGDSANLKPGQIINTRQLREENSYLKRKDMKQVEARDAVAATIRPLLQGITKSSLGTQSFLSAASFQETTKVLNEAAISGKTDYLKGLKENVIVGHKIPAGTGMRQYDNIIVGSREEYEQLMSVRAEEEEAE from the coding sequence ATGTCACTCAGAAGAGAAAAGCAAAAATTAAATAGCAACTTTAAGTCTGTTACAATCAGCTTAGCTTCTCCGGAAACCATTCTCGAATGGTCGCACGGTGAAGTACTGAAGCCGGAAACCATTAACTACCGGACATTTAAGCCGGAAATGGGAGGCCTTTTCTGTGAAAGGATCTTCGGGCCGGTAAAAGACTACGAATGCCACTGCGGCAAATACAAAAGGATCCGCTACAAAGGGATCGTTTGTGATCGCTGCGGTGTAGAGGTTACTGAAAAGAGAGTGCGCAGAGAGCGCATGGGACACATTAATCTTGTGGTTCCCGTTGCCCACATCTGGTATTTTAAATCACTTCCTAATAAAATCGGTTACCTGCTCGGATTGCCTAGCAAGAAAATGGAACTGATCATTTATTACGAAAGATATGTAGTGATACAGCCGGGGATCAAAGAAGGTGATGGCATTTCCAAACTGGACTTCCTCACGGAAGAAGAGTATCTGGAGATTATGGATAGCCTACCAAAAGAAAACCATCTGCTGGATAACAACGATCCCAACAAGTTCATCGCTAAAATGGGAGGCGAAGCTTTGATAGAATTGCTTGCCCGCCTAGAACTCGATGAGCTTTCTTACCAACTCCGTTACCAGGCGGATAATGAAACCTCGCAGCAACGGAAGAATGAAGCACTGAAACGCCTGAAGGTTATTGAAAGCTTCAGGAGAGCCAATGCTAAATTTGAGAACCGTCCGGAATGGATGATCATCAAAGTGCTGCCTGTTATCCCACCTGAATTAAGACCTTTAGTGCCTTTGGATGGTGGCCGGTTCGCATCTTCTGACCTTAATGATCTTTACCGCAGGGTAATTATCAGGAATAACCGCCTGAAGCGACTGATGGAAATTAAAGCGCCTGAAGTAATCCTCAGAAATGAAAAAAGGATGTTGCAGGAAGCGGTGGATTCTCTTTTTGATAACTCACGCAGGATCAGCGCTGTAAAAACAGAAGGCAACCGCCCGCTGAAATCCCTCAGCGATATGCTGAAAGGAAAACAGGGGCGATTTCGCCAAAACCTGCTCGGTAAGCGGGTAGACTACTCTGGCCGCTCTGTAATCGTAGTGGGTCCAACGCTGAAGTTGCATGAGTGCGGCCTTCCCAAGGCAATGGCAGCAGAGCTTTTCAAACCTTTCGTTATCAGGAAACTGATTGAAAGAGGCGTTGTAAAAACCGTAAAATCTGCAAAGAAAATAGTAGATCGCAAAGACCCTGTAATCTGGGAGATCCTTGAGAATGTTCTGAAGGCTCATCCGGTTATGCTTAACCGGGCACCTACGCTGCACAGGCTGGGCATCCAGTCCTTCCAGCCAAAACTGGTGGAAGGAAAAGCTATTCAACTGCACCCGTTGGTATGTACAGGCTTCAACGCTGACTTTGACGGTGACCAGATGGCCATCCACGTTCCGTTGAGCAATGCCGCAGTTTTAGAAGCCCAACTCCTGATGCTGGCTTCACACAACATCCTGAACCCGGCTAACGGCAGCCCAATTGCCGTACCATCTCAGGACATGGTTCTGGGCCTTTATTACATTACAAAAGGAAAGAAGAACCTTCGGAATGATGCCGTAAAAGGCGAAGGCGGAGTTTACTACTCTTCTGAAGAGGTATTAATTGCTTACGATCAGCAGAAGGTTGACCTGCATGCTCACATAAAGGCAAGGGTAAAGTTAAAGGACAAGGATGGAAACCTTGAATACCAGCTTATTGAAACCACCGTTGGCCGAATTATATTCAATGAAATCGTACCGGATGAAGTTGGATATATCAATATTCTCCTAACCAAGAAAAACATGCGGGAGATTATAGGCAGAATCTATAAAGAAACAGGTCTTGCAAGAACAGCCCGTTTTCTTGATGATATAAAAGATCTTGGATTTCACTACGCATTCAAAGGGGGCTTGTCATTCAATCTTTCAGATGTTCCGATTCCAAAAGAAAAGGAAGAACTAATAGCAGAAGCTCAGCAAGAAGTAGATGAAATATGGGACAACTATTACAACGGTTTTATCACTAACAATGAAAGATATAATCAGGTAATTGACATCTGGACCCGCATCACGAACCGGGTAACAGAAAATCTCATGCGCCACTTGTCTGAAGATAAACAAGGCTTTAACCCGATATATATGATGCTCGATTCCGGTGCACGGGGTTCCAAAGAGCAAATCCGGCAGCTTGGCGGAATGCGGGGCCTCATGGCAAAACCGAGAAAGCACATTTCAGGCGGAGGTGGTGAAATCATTGAGAACCCAATCCTTTCCAACTTTAAGGAGGGACTTTCGGTACTGGAATATTTTATTTCTACACACGGTGCAAGAAAGGGTTTGGCTGACACTGCCTTGAAAACAGCAGATGCCGGTTATCTAACTCGGAGGCTGCATGATGTAGCTCAGGACGTGGTAGTAAGAGAAAAAGACTGTGGAACTTTACGAGGACTTAGTACCTCTGCTTTAAAGGATAATGAAGAAGTAGTTGAAACCCTTTATGAACGAATCCTGGGACGTACCGCACTTCATGACATTTTCGATCCCATAAGCGGGGATCTTATAGCTGTGGCCGGTAGCGAACTTACCGAAGAAATATCCACGGCAATTGAGGAAAGTCCGCTGGATAACATTGAAATCCGCTCGGTATTAACTTGCGAAACCCGTCATGGCGTTTGTGAAAAATGTTATGGTCGTAATCTTTCCACCGGATCAATGGTGAAAAAGGGAGAAGCAGTAGGAGTAATTGCAGCCCAATCCATTGGTGAACCAGGTACGCAGCTTACACTCCGTACTTTCCACGTTGGGGGTACGGCTTCAAAGATTGCCTCTGAGAGCCAGATCCTGGCGAAGTTTGACGGTATTGTGGAATTTGAAGGTGTGAGAACCACCGAGGTGCTGAACCTGACTGACGATAATAAAGCTAAAACTTCAACGGTAGTCCTTGGTCGTTCAGGAGAGGTGAGAATCGTTGATCCAAAAACAAAGAGCTACCTGAGCACCAACAATATTCCTTACGGATCTCAGCTTTTTGTAAAGACCGGCCAGAAGGTGAAGAAGGGTGACAGGATTTGTTCATGGGATCCATACAATGCCGTAATCCTTTCTGAATTTAAAGGAAAGATCAAATTTGAGAATATCATTGAAGGTGTCACCTTCCGGGAAGAATCAGACGAACAAACCGGTCACAAGGAGAAAGTTATAACTGAACTGCGAGATAAAACACGGATTCCTTCCATAAAAGTAGTGGATAACAAGGATGAAGTACTGAGAGAATATAATGTTCCGGTGGGTGCCCACATCATGGTGGACAACGGCAAGGATGTATTCTCCGGACAGATCCTGGTAAAAATTCCACGGGCAACTGCCAAAACACGGGACATTACCGGTGGTTTACCACGGGTAACCGAGTTGTTTGAAGCACGGAATCCATCCAACCCGGCTGTCATTTCTGAGATTGATGGTGTGGTATCTTTCGGTGGCATTAAACGGGGTAACCGTGAAATCATGATCGAAAGCAAGGATGGCGAACAGAAAAAGTATCTCGTGCCTCTTTCCCGTCACATCCTGGTGCAGGAAAATGACTTTATTAAAGCTGGAGAAGCACTTTCTGACGGGGCCATCACGCCTGCGGATATTCTCAGCATTAAAGGTCCTTTTGCAGTACAGCAGTATATTCTTAATGGAATTCAGGAAGTATACCGGCTTCAGGGTGTAGGCATCAATGACAAGCACATTGAGGTGATCGTCAGGCAAATGATGCAGAAAGTAGCCGTAGAGAATCCTGGTGACACAAGATTTCTTGAAGGAGATGCAGTGGACAAATTCAGCGTAATTGAAGAGAACAACTGGATCTATGATAAGAAAGTAGTGATTGAAGGCGGGGATTCAGCTAATCTGAAACCCGGACAGATCATTAACACCAGACAATTGCGGGAAGAGAATTCTTATCTGAAACGCAAAGACATGAAGCAGGTAGAGGCAAGAGATGCTGTGGCAGCTACCATCAGGCCACTGTTGCAGGGTATCACCAAATCAAGTCTTGGTACGCAGAGTTTCCTTTCCGCTGCTTCTTTCCAGGAAACTACTAAGGTGCTGAATGAAGCTGCCATAAGTGGTAAAACTGATTACCTCAAAGGACTGAAGGAAAATGTGATCGTGGGCCATAAGATTCCCGCAGGTACGGGTATGCGCCAATATGATAACATTATTGTTGGCTCCAGAGAAGAATATGAACAATTGATGTCAGTAAGAGCCGAAGAGGAAGAAGCTGAATAA